Proteins from one Polynucleobacter wuianus genomic window:
- a CDS encoding HpcH/HpaI aldolase/citrate lyase family protein gives MINISRPRRSVLYMPGANTRALEKAKILAADSLILDLEDAVAPDAKVAARQNILEALQTGFGHREAVVRINGLNTPWGLDDLKAFANSKADAIVLPKVESATQVQEVAKVLKESNARPDLTIWAMIETPKAIFKLEEISGSHPLLEALVLGTSDLVKDLHGKHTPSRVETQTALSLSILAARAFGLCVLDGVHLSLDDEVGLKQSCIQGRDMGFDGKTLIHPSQIAFANETFGPSTEEVAEAQERITAYEAAIKSGAGIAVLNGKLIEELHIQDAKRILALANAIQSFG, from the coding sequence ATGATCAATATCAGCAGACCCCGCCGTTCCGTTCTTTATATGCCTGGTGCCAATACAAGAGCATTAGAAAAAGCCAAAATACTAGCGGCAGATTCTCTGATTTTGGATCTAGAAGATGCGGTTGCACCAGATGCTAAGGTTGCTGCTAGACAAAATATTCTTGAAGCTCTGCAGACTGGCTTTGGCCATCGTGAGGCTGTTGTCAGAATCAATGGTCTCAATACGCCTTGGGGACTAGATGACTTGAAAGCATTTGCCAATAGCAAGGCGGATGCCATTGTATTACCAAAAGTAGAGTCGGCCACACAAGTGCAGGAAGTAGCAAAGGTTCTCAAAGAATCTAATGCGCGCCCCGACTTGACGATTTGGGCCATGATTGAAACACCTAAGGCCATTTTTAAACTAGAAGAAATTTCCGGATCGCACCCACTTCTAGAGGCGCTAGTTTTAGGAACATCTGATCTTGTTAAAGATCTCCATGGTAAGCATACCCCTAGTCGAGTCGAGACTCAAACCGCACTATCGCTATCGATACTGGCAGCGAGAGCCTTTGGTCTTTGTGTCTTGGATGGTGTTCACCTCTCATTAGATGATGAGGTAGGTTTAAAACAGTCTTGCATTCAAGGCAGGGATATGGGTTTTGATGGCAAGACCTTAATTCACCCAAGTCAAATTGCATTCGCCAATGAAACTTTTGGACCTTCTACCGAGGAAGTCGCTGAAGCTCAGGAACGTATTACTGCTTACGAGGCCGCCATCAAATCTGGAGCGGGCATTGCCGTTCTTAATGGTAAGTTAATCGAAGAACTCCATATCCAAGATGCTAAGCGCATTTTGGCTTTAGCAAATGCAATTCAGTCCTTTGGGTAA
- a CDS encoding bestrophin-like domain, translated as MDLPALRYLLLAHDFGLRFELLVILLVICFLVFWLTQNIFPSFLFGEDSQYAGYIYNAMGVVFSLVFAFVTVLAWQNYNGVSDAIAKEAGALNNVYRVLSAFPPEVERNGQAKLKTYVNTVIEEEWPLLSKDQFSVKAYKQLLEIEHLAIQIKPQNMGESNAHQQLLSLTLQATELRRSRIYNAHFSLAPPAWIGLISSLMVFLVFSCLFQMKSKRIHVLLIFFLSSTVVGILYFLVLFIHPFLGPMAIGPEPFINLLKLSWIY; from the coding sequence ATGGACCTGCCAGCACTCAGATATCTTCTTTTGGCCCATGACTTTGGCTTGCGCTTTGAGCTACTAGTAATTCTGTTAGTAATCTGCTTTTTGGTTTTCTGGCTGACACAAAATATTTTTCCAAGCTTTCTCTTTGGGGAAGATTCACAATATGCAGGTTATATCTATAACGCTATGGGGGTAGTCTTTAGTTTGGTATTTGCCTTTGTAACAGTATTGGCCTGGCAAAACTATAACGGTGTAAGCGATGCTATCGCTAAAGAAGCTGGCGCCCTCAATAATGTCTATCGCGTTTTGTCCGCGTTTCCGCCTGAGGTAGAGCGGAATGGGCAAGCTAAATTAAAAACTTATGTTAATACCGTAATTGAAGAAGAATGGCCACTCCTTAGCAAAGACCAGTTTAGTGTGAAAGCCTATAAGCAACTACTTGAGATAGAGCATTTAGCAATACAGATCAAACCCCAAAATATGGGGGAATCAAATGCGCATCAACAACTTTTAAGCCTGACTCTACAGGCAACTGAACTGCGTAGAAGCCGAATTTATAATGCTCACTTTTCCTTAGCACCACCCGCATGGATAGGGCTTATCAGCAGTCTTATGGTTTTTCTAGTTTTCTCTTGCCTATTCCAGATGAAATCAAAACGCATCCACGTTTTGCTAATTTTCTTTCTGAGCTCAACCGTTGTTGGAATTTTATATTTCTTAGTTCTATTTATTCATCCATTTCTTGGGCCAATGGCAATCGGCCCAGAGCCCTTCATTAATCTATTGAAACTCTCCTGGATATACTAA
- a CDS encoding gamma-glutamylcyclotransferase family protein has protein sequence MTSPYLFVYGTLKSDACNPNANNLHQNAQLLGSAKWQGALYLVRNYPGAVRSTNGSEHVLGEIWKLNDPETLLISLDEYEECAPRSPKPHEYIRSLEPVHFEVEIVKAWVYIYNLDIDNLKKIESGNFINENQILIRRKNEDIRR, from the coding sequence ATGACCTCCCCTTATCTCTTTGTCTACGGCACATTAAAGTCTGATGCGTGCAATCCCAATGCAAATAATCTGCATCAGAATGCTCAATTACTCGGGTCCGCAAAATGGCAGGGCGCGCTTTATCTGGTGAGGAACTATCCAGGAGCAGTTAGATCTACTAATGGGAGTGAGCATGTCTTAGGTGAAATCTGGAAACTCAATGATCCAGAAACATTACTTATATCTTTGGATGAATATGAGGAGTGTGCTCCAAGAAGCCCTAAGCCGCATGAATACATCAGATCTCTCGAGCCAGTACATTTCGAGGTAGAAATAGTGAAGGCCTGGGTCTATATCTACAACCTAGATATCGATAATCTTAAAAAGATTGAGTCTGGTAACTTTATTAATGAAAACCAAATTTTGATACGTAGGAAAAATGAAGATATACGGCGCTAA
- a CDS encoding alpha/beta hydrolase, which yields MLPCIEIETSPNPSTSIIWLHGLGADGNDFVPIVPELHLEGCPGIRFVFPSAPSMPVTVNGGYVMPAWYDIVGRNLMDQEDAAGIHRSAASIVQLIEKEASRGIAYENIVLAGFSQGCAMALQIGLRFPHKLAGIMALSGYLPLAMSLNTEKHPANQHTPIFMAHGIYDAVVVPERAEASYALLEKMGYSVSWNEYPMEHSVNREELMDISRFLQSVLIKT from the coding sequence ATGTTGCCATGCATCGAAATTGAGACCTCTCCCAATCCAAGCACTTCAATCATCTGGTTGCATGGCCTTGGGGCAGATGGCAATGATTTTGTGCCTATCGTCCCCGAACTGCACCTAGAGGGTTGTCCCGGAATTCGATTTGTATTTCCAAGCGCGCCAAGTATGCCGGTTACGGTAAATGGTGGATACGTGATGCCAGCTTGGTATGACATCGTTGGCAGAAATTTGATGGATCAAGAAGATGCCGCAGGTATTCATCGATCAGCAGCCTCGATTGTTCAGTTAATTGAAAAGGAGGCAAGTCGAGGAATCGCTTATGAAAACATTGTTCTGGCTGGCTTCTCTCAAGGTTGTGCAATGGCTCTTCAGATTGGACTTCGCTTTCCCCATAAGCTTGCCGGCATCATGGCCCTTTCTGGATATCTTCCACTAGCGATGTCCCTGAACACCGAAAAGCATCCTGCCAATCAACACACGCCAATCTTTATGGCGCATGGTATATATGATGCGGTGGTTGTGCCTGAACGTGCCGAAGCTTCTTATGCTCTATTAGAAAAAATGGGCTATTCAGTCTCTTGGAATGAATACCCCATGGAGCACTCTGTCAATCGTGAGGAGCTCATGGATATCTCGCGCTTTTTACAAAGCGTATTGATTAAAACCTAG
- a CDS encoding sulfite exporter TauE/SafE family protein, with amino-acid sequence MPDSLIIPLIQSFHTHTFAFFLTAIASVVVVGISKSGFGAGLGTLSLPLMASQVSVGEALAILLPLLIAIDLVGLQRFIRNANWRILKLVIPPAMIGMGLGVIFFKSITPKTLSLSIGIFTLLFLVQNLAMSHFDARDAKPYPWLGRFMGMTTGFTSFVAHIGGPPITLFMLREKLLPMVYTSTLGVFFTVINFGKIAPYAYLDLLNFQQLATSVLLLPCVPIGVYLGFYLAKRISMKWYYRTVRFFLLIAGVKLVIDGLI; translated from the coding sequence ATGCCTGATTCGCTTATCATCCCATTAATTCAATCTTTTCATACACATACTTTTGCATTCTTTCTTACTGCCATCGCCAGCGTTGTGGTGGTGGGTATCTCTAAGAGTGGCTTTGGGGCTGGCTTAGGTACGCTCTCACTTCCATTAATGGCTAGTCAAGTGAGTGTTGGTGAGGCTCTGGCAATTCTTTTGCCCTTATTGATTGCCATTGATTTGGTAGGACTGCAGCGTTTTATTCGTAATGCCAATTGGCGGATCTTAAAATTAGTGATCCCACCTGCAATGATTGGTATGGGTTTGGGAGTTATTTTCTTTAAATCGATCACACCCAAGACACTTAGCCTCTCAATCGGTATCTTTACCTTACTCTTCTTAGTCCAGAATCTGGCCATGTCTCACTTTGATGCGCGAGACGCTAAACCTTATCCTTGGTTGGGCAGATTTATGGGGATGACCACAGGCTTCACCTCTTTTGTTGCCCATATTGGCGGCCCACCGATCACTCTATTTATGTTGAGAGAAAAATTACTACCAATGGTCTATACATCGACTCTTGGAGTTTTCTTCACGGTGATCAATTTTGGAAAAATTGCGCCGTATGCTTACCTAGATCTTCTAAACTTTCAGCAGCTAGCTACCTCAGTATTGCTCTTGCCTTGTGTACCTATTGGTGTTTACTTGGGCTTCTACTTAGCCAAGCGAATTTCAATGAAATGGTACTACCGAACGGTGCGTTTCTTCTTGCTGATAGCTGGCGTTAAGCTCGTAATAGATGGCTTGATCTAG
- a CDS encoding NRAMP family divalent metal transporter, with the protein MNLSAIWTRIKQHPLSRVGPGLVTGVADDDPSGIVTYSQAGAQFGFNMLWTMPFAYPLMSTIQVLCARIGRVTGRGLSANMKLAFPPAVLIGLVSILLLANVLNIAADIAAMGEVAQLVTGINWHIMTGVFVLLTLVLQILIPYRHYVFFLKWLSLSLLAYGAVLFTVHVPWGDVIWSTFFPQITFNADAAAVVVGVFGTTISPYLFFWQASQEVEDMNLRHESSLLNDHGEEGDKEIHSELRRISWDTWSGMLYSNVAAYCIILATAVTLHAAGIRDINTAAEAAAALRPLAGEFAFLLFALGILGVGLMGVPILAGSAAYALSEVFGWRSSLEDSARQASKFYLIIALSVLGALAIQYSPISPMKALFWSAVLNGVVAVPLMVAIMVLSCKVSVMGPHVASWSMKIFGWLATIFMAIAALYMFVAQ; encoded by the coding sequence GTGAATCTCTCTGCTATTTGGACGCGCATTAAGCAACATCCTTTGTCTAGAGTGGGGCCTGGTTTAGTGACAGGTGTTGCAGATGATGATCCAAGTGGGATTGTGACCTATTCTCAAGCTGGCGCGCAATTTGGTTTCAATATGCTGTGGACCATGCCATTTGCCTATCCATTAATGTCCACTATTCAAGTTTTATGTGCGCGTATCGGTAGAGTTACCGGTAGAGGACTCTCTGCCAATATGAAGCTCGCATTTCCTCCTGCTGTTTTGATTGGATTAGTTTCTATTTTGTTGCTTGCGAATGTTTTAAATATAGCTGCAGATATCGCGGCAATGGGCGAGGTTGCTCAGCTAGTTACCGGCATTAATTGGCACATCATGACAGGTGTATTTGTTCTGCTCACACTAGTTTTGCAAATATTGATTCCCTATCGTCACTACGTATTTTTCTTAAAGTGGCTTTCGTTATCTTTGCTGGCATATGGTGCTGTTTTATTTACAGTGCATGTCCCATGGGGTGATGTTATTTGGAGTACATTTTTTCCGCAGATCACTTTTAATGCAGATGCTGCGGCAGTCGTTGTGGGTGTCTTTGGAACAACAATCAGTCCTTATTTATTCTTCTGGCAAGCTTCTCAAGAGGTTGAGGACATGAATCTACGACATGAGTCTAGTTTGCTAAATGATCATGGTGAAGAAGGTGATAAAGAAATTCATTCTGAATTACGCAGAATTTCTTGGGATACTTGGAGCGGCATGCTGTATTCCAATGTGGCGGCGTATTGCATTATTTTGGCGACTGCCGTGACTTTGCATGCTGCTGGAATTCGAGACATTAATACTGCTGCAGAGGCTGCAGCAGCTCTAAGGCCGCTTGCAGGTGAATTTGCATTTCTATTATTTGCACTAGGAATTCTAGGTGTTGGCCTAATGGGTGTGCCGATCTTGGCGGGTTCTGCGGCCTATGCTCTATCCGAAGTATTTGGTTGGCGTTCTAGCCTTGAGGACAGCGCTAGGCAGGCTAGTAAGTTTTATTTAATCATCGCGTTAAGTGTTCTCGGAGCTTTGGCAATTCAGTACTCACCCATTAGCCCTATGAAGGCCTTATTTTGGAGTGCGGTGCTTAATGGGGTTGTGGCGGTGCCTTTGATGGTGGCCATTATGGTGCTTTCTTGCAAGGTCTCAGTTATGGGGCCTCACGTAGCAAGCTGGAGTATGAAAATTTTTGGTTGGCTTGCAACTATCTTTATGGCAATTGCTGCACTCTATATGTTTGTGGCTCAGTAA
- a CDS encoding TRAP transporter substrate-binding protein produces MQRRSFLKKATVGAGVAALGAPALAQSLPTLNWRLVSSFPKSLDTLYGTPEVFANSLRKATDGKFNVKVFAAGEVVPALQVLDAVQNGTVECGHTASYYYLGKNSAFIFDTAAPFGMTARQQSAWMLHGNGMKLMRELYASYNIVNFLGGQTGTQMGGWFRKEIKSPEDLKGLKFRIAGFAGQVLAKLGVVPQQLPAGEIYSALEKGTIDAAEFVGPYDDEKLGLAKVAKNYYYPAFWEGAAGLSFLVNKKQWDSLPPSYQAAWEAACFEAHTDMCAKYDALNPPALQRLLQNGAVLRKFNTSIMDACFKASQETYAEESAKNPQFKKIFDDYRVFRNMEAQWFGVAEQAFAQYSFAKKL; encoded by the coding sequence ATGCAAAGACGTTCATTTCTTAAGAAGGCTACCGTAGGCGCTGGAGTTGCTGCTCTGGGCGCGCCAGCACTTGCACAAAGTTTGCCAACACTCAACTGGCGCTTGGTTTCTAGTTTCCCAAAATCCTTGGATACCCTTTATGGTACCCCCGAAGTCTTTGCGAATTCCTTGCGCAAAGCTACTGACGGAAAGTTCAACGTCAAAGTATTTGCTGCGGGCGAGGTGGTTCCAGCGTTACAGGTCTTAGATGCGGTACAAAATGGCACTGTGGAGTGTGGTCACACAGCAAGTTATTACTACCTCGGAAAAAATAGCGCGTTCATTTTTGATACTGCAGCTCCATTTGGCATGACTGCTCGTCAACAATCAGCCTGGATGTTGCATGGCAATGGTATGAAGTTAATGCGTGAACTTTATGCAAGTTACAACATTGTGAATTTCTTAGGCGGTCAAACTGGTACCCAGATGGGCGGCTGGTTTCGTAAAGAAATTAAATCTCCAGAAGATTTAAAAGGTCTGAAATTCCGTATCGCTGGATTTGCAGGCCAAGTATTGGCAAAGTTGGGTGTAGTGCCGCAGCAATTGCCTGCAGGGGAAATTTATTCTGCTTTGGAAAAAGGCACTATTGATGCTGCTGAATTCGTAGGTCCATATGATGATGAAAAGTTGGGCTTGGCCAAGGTGGCCAAGAACTACTATTACCCTGCATTCTGGGAAGGTGCTGCAGGCCTCTCATTCTTGGTAAATAAAAAACAGTGGGATTCTTTGCCACCTTCATATCAAGCAGCCTGGGAGGCAGCTTGTTTTGAGGCGCATACTGATATGTGCGCAAAATACGATGCACTCAATCCACCAGCATTGCAACGTCTCTTGCAAAATGGTGCCGTTCTTCGCAAGTTCAATACCTCCATCATGGATGCCTGCTTTAAAGCTAGCCAAGAAACTTATGCAGAAGAATCCGCTAAGAATCCTCAGTTTAAGAAGATTTTTGATGACTATCGCGTATTTAGGAACATGGAGGCACAGTGGTTTGGTGTTGCTGAGCAGGCATTTGCTCAATACAGCTTTGCTAAAAAGCTTTAA
- the pmbA gene encoding metalloprotease PmbA, whose amino-acid sequence MLKEAKRRGASDAVAEISEGQGLSVTVRKGEVETIEQSLDKQVGVTVFLGHHRGNASTSDFSKASLKATVDAAYHIAQHTAEDNCAGPAEAELLEKNPLDLDLFHPWDIDAARAVEIARVAEGAAFSVSKQIQNSDGASVSAHHAHFMMGTSHGFMGGYPFSRHYISCAPIASQGGKKSHMQRDDWYSSSRIPSELADPAAIGRYAAQRALSRLKARSLTTRRCPVIFEAPLAAGLLGGLVQAVSGGALYRRSSFLLDSLGKQVLPKHVSLFEDPHLKAMTGSAPFDEEGVKTSARTVVDKGILEGYFLSTYSARKLGMKTTGNAGGSHHLTLKSKKTPKGGLPALLKEMGTGLLVTELMGQGVNYVTGDYSRGAFGYWVENGEIQYPVEEVTIAGNLRDMLLDIELIGSDSLIRGTKETGSILIGSMTVGGK is encoded by the coding sequence ATGCTCAAAGAGGCCAAAAGAAGGGGTGCCTCTGATGCGGTTGCGGAAATATCTGAGGGCCAAGGTCTCTCGGTAACGGTCCGTAAGGGCGAGGTCGAAACCATTGAGCAAAGCCTAGATAAGCAGGTTGGGGTAACCGTATTTTTGGGGCACCATCGCGGCAACGCCAGTACAAGTGATTTTTCTAAAGCGTCATTGAAAGCTACTGTTGATGCTGCGTATCACATTGCTCAACATACTGCGGAAGATAATTGTGCTGGCCCTGCTGAAGCAGAGTTGTTAGAAAAAAATCCATTAGATCTTGATTTGTTTCATCCGTGGGATATTGATGCCGCCCGTGCTGTAGAGATTGCGCGTGTTGCAGAAGGCGCTGCTTTTTCAGTCAGCAAGCAAATTCAGAACAGCGATGGTGCTTCTGTATCTGCACATCATGCGCATTTCATGATGGGGACCTCGCATGGTTTCATGGGTGGCTATCCATTTTCTCGTCACTATATTTCTTGTGCACCGATTGCCAGTCAAGGTGGAAAAAAATCGCACATGCAAAGAGATGATTGGTATTCCAGCTCACGCATACCTTCAGAGTTAGCGGATCCTGCGGCAATTGGTCGGTACGCTGCCCAGCGTGCCTTGTCTAGGCTAAAGGCCAGATCACTCACCACGCGTCGTTGCCCTGTCATCTTTGAAGCTCCCTTAGCTGCAGGCCTATTAGGCGGTTTAGTGCAAGCCGTTTCGGGAGGGGCTCTCTATCGCCGCTCAAGCTTCCTGCTTGATAGTTTGGGAAAGCAAGTCTTACCTAAACATGTCAGCTTGTTTGAGGATCCTCATCTCAAAGCAATGACGGGAAGTGCACCCTTCGATGAAGAAGGCGTCAAGACAAGTGCGCGTACCGTCGTTGATAAAGGAATTTTGGAGGGCTATTTTCTCTCAACCTATTCTGCGCGTAAGTTGGGCATGAAGACTACTGGTAACGCTGGCGGATCACATCACTTGACTCTCAAAAGTAAAAAGACCCCTAAGGGCGGTTTACCTGCTTTACTAAAAGAAATGGGTACCGGTTTACTAGTGACTGAGTTGATGGGGCAGGGCGTGAATTATGTAACAGGGGATTACTCTCGTGGTGCATTTGGTTACTGGGTTGAGAACGGTGAGATTCAATATCCAGTCGAAGAGGTAACGATTGCTGGTAACTTGCGCGATATGCTCTTGGATATTGAGCTGATTGGAAGTGATTCCTTAATTAGGGGCACCAAGGAAACCGGTTCCATTCTGATTGGCTCCATGACAGTTGGCGGAAAATAA
- the mog gene encoding molybdopterin adenylyltransferase, which produces MKHTEALKRKTPNEVKIGLISVSDRASKGIYQDEGIPALQAWLMKTISNDCTFHERLIADESEIITETIVELVDELGCDLVLTTGGTGPSRRDVTPEATLEAGTREMPGFGEQMRQISLKFVPTAILSRQTAVLREIEGHAALVINLPGQPKAIAETLEGLKDENGKSIVPGIFAAVPYCIDLIGGPYIETNEEIIKAFRPKSAIKK; this is translated from the coding sequence ATGAAGCATACCGAAGCCCTGAAACGGAAGACCCCAAATGAGGTCAAAATTGGCCTCATCTCGGTCTCAGACCGTGCCAGCAAAGGCATCTACCAAGATGAAGGCATTCCCGCCCTACAAGCATGGCTGATGAAAACGATTAGCAATGATTGCACCTTCCATGAACGTCTGATTGCCGACGAATCCGAAATCATCACCGAAACCATCGTTGAATTAGTAGATGAGCTTGGCTGTGACTTAGTTCTCACTACAGGTGGTACAGGCCCCTCTAGGCGCGATGTTACCCCTGAGGCAACTCTAGAAGCTGGAACCCGAGAAATGCCTGGCTTTGGCGAGCAAATGCGTCAAATTAGTCTGAAATTTGTACCCACAGCGATTTTGTCTAGACAAACAGCTGTTCTTCGTGAAATTGAAGGGCATGCTGCTCTAGTCATCAATCTACCCGGACAACCAAAAGCAATTGCCGAAACCCTTGAGGGCTTGAAAGATGAAAATGGCAAATCCATTGTTCCTGGGATCTTTGCCGCCGTACCTTACTGCATCGATCTGATTGGTGGCCCTTACATCGAGACCAATGAAGAAATCATCAAGGCCTTTAGACCCAAGAGCGCAATCAAGAAATAA
- the orn gene encoding oligoribonuclease, with amino-acid sequence MSEQTNTAAAKMAPANEHLIWVDMEMSGLDPETERILEIAIIVTDAYLNTIATAPVWVVHQDDVLLDAMDAWNKGTHGRSGLIDKVKASTMDEAAVEAECIAFLKKYIKPGIAPMCGNTIGQDRRFMAKYMPKLEAYFHYRNVDVSTLKELCKRWHPELVKGFTKKQAHTALADIEESIEELKYYRDKFIVPLP; translated from the coding sequence ATGAGCGAACAAACGAATACTGCAGCGGCAAAGATGGCACCGGCCAATGAGCACCTGATTTGGGTCGATATGGAGATGTCTGGCTTAGATCCAGAAACCGAGCGCATCCTCGAAATCGCTATTATTGTGACGGACGCTTACCTAAACACTATTGCTACCGCACCGGTTTGGGTGGTCCATCAAGATGATGTGCTTTTAGATGCAATGGATGCTTGGAATAAGGGTACCCATGGCCGATCGGGATTAATCGACAAGGTCAAGGCATCCACCATGGATGAGGCGGCAGTGGAGGCAGAATGTATTGCTTTCTTAAAGAAATATATTAAACCTGGCATTGCACCGATGTGCGGCAATACGATCGGACAAGATCGTCGTTTCATGGCCAAGTACATGCCAAAGTTAGAGGCTTACTTTCATTATCGAAATGTAGATGTCTCTACTCTCAAGGAGTTATGTAAGCGTTGGCATCCGGAGTTGGTAAAGGGCTTTACCAAAAAACAGGCCCACACCGCTTTAGCTGATATTGAAGAGTCGATTGAAGAACTAAAGTACTACCGCGATAAATTTATCGTTCCGCTACCCTAA
- a CDS encoding M48 family metallopeptidase gives MTFTIVFLIAFIASFGLRHWLSQRQIRHVAEHRDAVPAEFAEKVTLAEHQKAADYTIAKLRLAILENGVSAIILIAFTLLGGLEILNIALLQLLGEGITQQIALLASIALISGVIDLPFSWYKQFYLEERFGFNRMGKKLFFTDLLKGVALGTAIGLPLLWVILTLMLKAGDLWWLWAWAVLSVFSLLMQWIFPTFIAPLFNKFQALEDGPLKTQIEALLTRCDFASQGLFVMDGSKRSAHGNAFFAGMGKAKRIVFFDTLIEKLNPGEVEAVLAHELGHFKCKHIRKRLIVSFALSFAMFALLGWISTQVWFYTDLGVMPNLNGYNGGLALALFMLVSPVFSFFLTPLGSLASRKHEYEADGFAAEKSSAKDLISALVKLYQDNASTLTPDPIYTAFYSSHPPAPLRIANLHRFSS, from the coding sequence ATGACATTCACAATTGTTTTCCTAATTGCTTTTATCGCCAGTTTTGGCCTACGCCATTGGCTTTCCCAACGTCAAATTCGCCATGTTGCCGAGCATCGTGACGCAGTCCCAGCAGAATTCGCTGAAAAGGTAACCTTGGCCGAACATCAAAAAGCCGCTGACTATACGATTGCTAAATTGCGCCTGGCTATTTTAGAAAACGGGGTTAGCGCCATCATTTTAATTGCCTTCACTTTATTGGGAGGTCTGGAGATTCTCAATATCGCTCTACTGCAATTGCTTGGAGAAGGAATTACTCAGCAGATCGCCCTGTTAGCATCGATTGCTCTTATTTCTGGGGTGATTGATCTGCCCTTTTCTTGGTACAAACAGTTTTACCTTGAAGAGCGCTTTGGCTTTAATCGCATGGGTAAGAAATTATTTTTTACCGATTTACTTAAGGGTGTTGCTCTGGGCACAGCGATTGGTCTGCCATTACTCTGGGTCATTCTCACACTAATGCTCAAGGCAGGGGATCTGTGGTGGCTCTGGGCATGGGCAGTGCTTTCCGTATTTAGTCTCTTGATGCAATGGATTTTTCCTACCTTCATCGCACCACTATTTAATAAGTTCCAAGCCCTAGAAGATGGTCCACTAAAAACCCAGATAGAGGCATTACTAACGCGCTGTGATTTTGCAAGCCAAGGTTTATTTGTCATGGACGGAAGTAAGCGCAGTGCTCATGGCAATGCATTCTTTGCTGGCATGGGAAAAGCGAAGCGCATCGTGTTTTTTGACACACTGATTGAGAAACTCAATCCTGGTGAAGTAGAGGCTGTTCTTGCTCATGAACTAGGTCACTTCAAGTGCAAACATATTCGCAAGCGACTGATTGTTTCTTTTGCTTTGAGCTTTGCAATGTTTGCCTTACTAGGCTGGATCAGTACACAAGTATGGTTCTACACTGATCTAGGCGTGATGCCCAACCTCAATGGCTACAACGGTGGCTTAGCTCTGGCGCTATTCATGCTGGTCTCGCCCGTCTTTAGTTTCTTCCTCACCCCTTTAGGAAGCCTAGCCTCGCGCAAACATGAATACGAGGCTGATGGTTTTGCAGCTGAAAAATCCTCCGCAAAAGATCTCATCTCTGCGTTAGTCAAGCTCTACCAAGATAATGCTTCAACTCTGACGCCCGATCCGATCTATACCGCTTTTTATAGCTCGCATCCCCCTGCTCCATTACGTATTGCTAACTTGCATCGCTTTAGCTCTTAA